A genomic segment from Geitlerinema sp. PCC 7407 encodes:
- the rpsJ gene encoding 30S ribosomal protein S10, giving the protein MATIQQQKIRIRLKAFDRHLLDTSCEKIVDTANRTNATAIGPIPLPTKRRIYCVLRSPHVDKDSREHFETRTHRRIIDIYQPSSKTIDALMKLDLPAGVDIEVKL; this is encoded by the coding sequence ATGGCAACTATTCAGCAGCAAAAGATTCGGATTCGTCTGAAAGCGTTTGACCGTCACTTGCTTGATACTTCTTGTGAGAAGATTGTGGACACTGCCAATCGCACCAACGCTACAGCAATTGGCCCTATTCCTTTGCCCACAAAGCGTCGTATCTACTGCGTCTTGCGATCGCCCCACGTGGACAAAGACTCCCGCGAGCACTTTGAAACTCGGACACACCGGCGCATTATCGATATTTATCAACCTTCTTCCAAGACAATTGACGCTTTGATGAAGCTTGATCTGCCTGCTGGCGTTGATATTGAAGTAAAACTCTAA